A single genomic interval of Acetobacteraceae bacterium harbors:
- the rpsQ gene encoding 30S ribosomal protein S17, whose amino-acid sequence MPRRVLTGRVTSDKMDKTVTVLVHRRVMHPLYKKFIRRSKKYAAHDELNECKIGDTVRIEECAPISKRKTWMVVTRNGAALGAPAADASPVSA is encoded by the coding sequence ATGCCAAGGCGTGTCCTGACTGGGCGAGTGACTAGTGATAAGATGGACAAGACGGTGACCGTCCTCGTGCATCGTCGCGTTATGCACCCGCTTTATAAAAAGTTTATTCGCCGCTCCAAGAAATACGCGGCGCATGATGAGCTGAATGAGTGCAAAATCGGCGATACCGTCCGTATCGAAGAATGTGCGCCGATTTCAAAACGCAAGACGTGGATGGTTGTTACGCGCAACGGTGCGGCACTTGGTGCCCCCGCGGCTGACGCCAGCCCTGTTTCGGCTTAA
- the rplN gene encoding 50S ribosomal protein L14, whose amino-acid sequence MIHPETNLGVADNSGARRVQCIKVLGGSKRKTASVGDVIVVSVKEAIPRGKVKKGDVHQAVIVRTSYPVRRADGSAIRFDKNAAVLINKSMEPIGTRIFGPVVRELRARKFMKIISLSPEVL is encoded by the coding sequence ATGATCCATCCTGAGACCAACCTTGGCGTTGCGGATAATTCCGGCGCGCGTCGGGTGCAGTGCATCAAGGTGCTGGGCGGTTCCAAGCGTAAAACCGCTTCGGTCGGCGACGTGATCGTCGTTTCCGTCAAGGAGGCGATTCCGCGCGGTAAAGTCAAAAAAGGTGATGTCCATCAGGCTGTCATCGTCCGCACCTCTTACCCGGTGCGTCGGGCGGATGGCAGCGCCATTCGTTTTGACAAAAACGCAGCAGTGCTGATCAACAAGTCGATGGAGCCCATTGGTACGCGTATCTTTGGTCCCGTCGTGCGTGAGCTGCGTGCCCGCAAGTTCATGAAAATCATCTCCCTTTCTCCGGAGGTCCTGTAA